A single bacterium DNA region contains:
- the xylA gene encoding xylose isomerase, whose protein sequence is MIKSYFPKITAPIPFEGKDSKNPLAFKYYDKNARVGRKTMAAHLRFAVAYWHTMMADGTDMFGGPSYDRPWNAAGDPIDRAKHTMDAAFEFFQKLGVDYYCFHDRDIAPAGETFTQSCKNLQIMVDHAKVLQKQTGVKLLWGTANLFSHRIYTCGASTNPDAHVFALAGAQVKNALDATKALGGENYVFWGGREGYESLLNTDLKHEQEQLARFFHMAVDYAKKIGFKGQFLIEPKPCEPTKHQYDFDTATTLAFLRQYDLIDYFKINVEANHATLAKHTFEHELAVASAAGKLGSVDANRGDLLLGWDTDQFPTDLYSTTLAMMIILKQNGLGSGGLNFDAHVRRSSIDPVDLFHAHIGGMDAFARGLLIAHRLIQDKALSAFIDKRYESYRSGIGAKIMAGKVGFVELEKYILEQGMPTMKSGRLEMLENILNDYIR, encoded by the coding sequence ATGATAAAGTCGTATTTCCCCAAGATCACCGCTCCCATTCCTTTTGAGGGCAAGGATTCCAAGAATCCGCTGGCGTTCAAATATTATGACAAAAACGCACGGGTCGGCCGCAAGACCATGGCTGCGCATTTGCGTTTTGCCGTGGCCTATTGGCATACCATGATGGCCGACGGCACGGACATGTTCGGCGGGCCGAGCTATGACCGGCCTTGGAATGCTGCCGGCGACCCCATCGATCGCGCCAAACACACCATGGACGCTGCTTTTGAGTTTTTCCAGAAACTGGGCGTTGACTATTACTGCTTTCATGACCGTGATATCGCTCCGGCAGGTGAGACTTTTACCCAATCCTGTAAGAACCTGCAGATCATGGTGGATCATGCCAAGGTTTTACAAAAGCAGACGGGTGTGAAATTGCTCTGGGGCACAGCCAATCTCTTCAGCCATCGCATCTACACGTGTGGTGCGTCCACCAATCCGGATGCGCATGTCTTCGCCCTGGCTGGGGCGCAGGTTAAAAACGCGCTGGACGCCACCAAGGCTCTTGGCGGTGAAAATTATGTGTTTTGGGGCGGCCGCGAGGGCTATGAATCGCTGCTCAACACCGACCTGAAGCACGAGCAGGAGCAGCTGGCGCGCTTTTTCCATATGGCCGTGGATTACGCGAAAAAGATCGGCTTCAAGGGGCAGTTCCTCATCGAGCCCAAGCCCTGCGAGCCGACCAAGCATCAGTACGATTTCGACACCGCCACGACGCTGGCGTTTTTGCGCCAGTATGATCTCATCGATTATTTCAAGATCAACGTCGAGGCCAATCACGCCACCCTGGCCAAGCACACCTTTGAGCATGAGTTGGCTGTGGCCTCTGCAGCCGGCAAGCTGGGCAGCGTGGACGCTAATCGCGGCGACCTGTTGCTGGGATGGGACACGGATCAGTTTCCGACCGATCTCTACAGCACCACGTTGGCCATGATGATCATCCTCAAGCAGAACGGCCTGGGCAGCGGCGGACTCAATTTCGATGCCCATGTGCGGCGCAGCTCCATCGATCCGGTGGATCTTTTTCACGCCCATATCGGCGGCATGGATGCCTTTGCCCGCGGCCTGTTGATCGCCCACCGGCTCATTCAGGATAAAGCCCTGAGCGCTTTTATCGATAAACGGTATGAGAGCTATCGTTCGGGGATCGGCGCCAAAATCATGGCCGGCAAGGTGGGATTTGTCGAGCTGGAAAAGTACATTCTCGAGCAGGGCATGCCGACGATGAAGAGCGGCCGCCTCGAGATGCTGGAAAACATCCTCAACGATTATATCCGCTGA